In Vigna angularis cultivar LongXiaoDou No.4 chromosome 8, ASM1680809v1, whole genome shotgun sequence, one DNA window encodes the following:
- the LOC128193676 gene encoding uncharacterized protein LOC128193676, with translation MGVWDEILPLVEFTYNNNFQSSIGMASFETLYGRKCRTPLCWFQEGENVLTEPELIQQTTEKVKLIQERLKTSLSRQKSYADRRRRPLEFAAGDHSSTFSQLRKYIANPSHILELEDVQLRHDRTLELQPVRVEDSRTKLYKGKDVCLVKVVWDAKTGESTWEVEDAMRDLYPHLFMELPTSLYYKSHASSPINLQHRRNARPTASYQLDRTISKAETGKSPSEARP, from the exons ATGGGCGTTTGGGATGAAATCTTACCGTTAGtagagttcacctacaacaacaacTTCCAGTCCAGCATTGGAATGGCTTCCTTCGAAACTCTGTACGGACGTAAGTGCCGCACACCACTTTGTTGGTTCCAGGAAGGAGAGAATGTGCTAACTGAACCTGAGCTCATCCAGCAAACTACCGAGAAAGTGAAGTTAATTCAAGAAAGGCTGAAGACGTCCCTTAGCAGGCAGAAGTCCTATGCggatagaagaagaagacctTTGGAGTTCGCTGCAGGAGATCAT TCTTCCACGTTTTCCCAACTCCGGAAGTACATAGCCAATCCTTCTCATATCTTGGAGCTGGAAGATGTTCAACTGCGCCACGACCGAACGCTAGAATTGCAACCTGTTCGCGTGGAAGACAGCCGCACCAAGCTATACAAAGGAAAGGACGTTTGTCTAGTTAAAGTGGTGTGGGATGCGAAGACTGGCGAATCAACATGGGAAGTGGAGGATGCTATGAGAGATTTGTATCCCCACTTATTTATGG AActcccaacttctctctactatAAATCTCACGCCTCTTCTCCGATCAACTTGCAGCACCGTAGGAACGCTCGTCCAACTGCAAGCTACCAACTGGACCGAACAATTTCAAAGgctgaaactggtaagtctcCTTCAGAAGCTCGTCCTTAG